AGTCTGCCTGCCTAGCCTCATGGGACAGGGCTCTCAGCCAggacagaagaaaatggattaaTGGATATCTGCTTAAGGACTTGCTTTTCTGTGCACTGgccagttaccatttaaaaaagcTAATGAAAAGCTAAATTGTCATTAGATAATTGCTAGCGGTTTCAAAATTATATTTCTCCAAATGCAGTCTACATAGACTGTTAAACTGCACGCAGCAGCAATGTCTGCTCAAACGTGAGTGGAAAATAAAACTTGATCAAGGACagcattaatgtattttttttttttttttttaaaaaccttgaattaagaataaaaaaacatatgTTAGCTGTTGAGGAATTACAGACATTTTCATACACAGACCTCCGTTTTCATAGACTGAAATTGCTAACCGACTGACAAGCATTTCAATGGCCAGGTGAGGCCTGTTCCATTGTTATTTCATGACAAATGAGTCAaagtgctgatttttttttttgtaacatttGTAACAGCTTTTCACTGTCATCATTAgactaaaaaactaaaaaacaaaaataaagagatCCGGGAGCTTTAGACAACAAAGTTGGATGATGACAAAATTATTTTCATGGTTTAGAAAAGTTAGTTTACACTAACACGACAAGAACACGACAAATTGTCAAGGTACAGCAGGAAATGCAGCAGTTTGCACTTTGCTATAAAGTGAAAACTGCTCATTACAGTCAAGAACAGGAAGACCAGATTAGATGTTACCAGAAATTATCTAAAATAATCTGCATTGTTCTGGgaaggaaataaaaaacaaacaaatttgaattttttaCCAGATGATGACAAgagaaaagtatggagaagCGTGCCACGTTACCAGTCAGGCATGACTTATAATGTCAGTGGAAATGGATCACTGGTGTTTTAATAATGATGTAAGTGTTGAAAGAAATAGCAGTATGAGTTGTGAAGTGTGCAGGTTTATACTCGCTCAGTTTCAGCCAAATGCTACAAAACTCATAGGACAGTGCTTAAACAGTGCAAATGAATATTatcccaaagcatactgcaaaagaaaccaaagagtTACTCAAGGCAAAGAAATTGGATATTCTTCAATGGTCAAGTCAGTAAGCTGTTGTCATTCCAATAGAGCAAAGTGCACAAATGCAGAAAGACTCACAAACAAGCACCAAATGAAGGCCTAGCAGAGCATCTCCAGGGAGGTgaaacacagcatttggtgatgttTGCCGGTTTTAGACAAAGATTGTAAATGGTTTTCATCCATGTAAAGTTACGTTTGTAtctccaattacttttgagccacTGTAAATGGACAATGTATTTAATGTCATAAGgtgaaatgtttgtcatttgtcaatatttgttattttctgtttattgttttgAAACCTTTTGTTATCTAGTATTATAAAATTTGCACCCACTCGTAACACTCTTCGTCTTTTTGTATTcgattttgttttttgctttcaggcACTGAGACCTCCACTAACCTGCATCAGAAGTTATACTATCATGTTCTGGGGACTCCACAGTCTGAGGACGTCCTATGTGCAGAGTTTCCTGATCACCCCAAATGGATGAGTGGAGCAGAAGTATGtgtgaagttgttgtttttgttttgttttttttcccctctactGTCATGTCATCAAACTTGGACAGAATGCATGTTTTAGTTGGCATTCAGGTGCAGTTTAATGATTGGAGATGTAATGTAGGTATCAGAAGATGGGCGCTACGTGCTGCTGTCTATCAGAGAAGGTTGTGATCCTGTTAACAGACTGTGGTATTGTGACCTCAAGACCACTCCTCAGGGTATTACAGGTATTCTGTActtgtttctctttatttctcaAAGTATTTTGGTACTttaagacaaatattgttcttctTGTAGTCTTACTCGCTTAGCAGTTTGATTTTAGAACTGAAATCCTTGTTTGTTCAGGACTTTTGCCATGGGTAAAATTAATCGACAACTTTGACGCCGAGTACGAATACGTGACGAACGAGGGCACATTATTCACCTTCAAGACCAACTTAGACGCCCCACGTTACAGGCTAATCAACATCGACTTTGCCTCTCCggagcagagcagctggaaGGAGCTCCTGCCTCAACATGAGAAGGATGTCATTGGTAAGGTTCTGCAACACTTGCATGACCTTTTCCCAATAAAATATGAAGTGTTAGCAGTTTCGCCCTGTCATTAAAGGTACATTTCAATGTCATTCATTCTTTTGCCATGTCTTCCTTGCAGTGTTTGCGACCTGTACATACTCCAGCTATTTGTTCGTGTGCTTCCTCCATGATGTGAAGAATGTGTTGAAAATGTATCGTCTGAGCTCAGGAGAGGAGCTGAGGACCTTCCCTCTTGATGTTGGATCCATAGTAGGGTTCACAGGACGAAAGCGAGACTCTGAAATCTTCTATTATTTCACTTCTTTCCTATCTCCAGGTACTATAAtgcaaaaattattatttttaattaaaaaaagctaTTTTGTTTATCAGATGCCTTTGCCTCGCAATTTCTACCTGTGCAAATATTGTTGTTTAAGTGAAATAAGTCAACCTTTATGTTAAGTTTGTATAAATAAGAAACAACAAGTAATGCAATTTTGTTCTCATTTCTAAGTTCCACGTATTATTTCATTAAGTAAATTTGTACTAAATTCACTGATTGTGAAGTGATTTCAAAAtagtaaagaaaatgaaacttttactttcttttcatcTAGCCATCATTTACCATTGTGACCTAACCAAGGAGCCCCTGCAGCCCCATATCTTCAGAGAGGTCACTGTCAAAGGCTTCAACCCCTCCGACTACCAGACCACACAGGTAACTAGAGCCTAGACTGGGATTACCAGTGTTTAAATAGGTGTGTTTcatttctctttaaaaataGGCTGTGgtaaacacatttattaaaagATATCTTAACAGTTAATTATGCATAAATGCCCAACTTTAACCTAGTTTTTAAAGTACTGACCCAGCATTTATCCAAAATGATAGACATAAAACGGTGGTGTACAGGCCAGTTTGTACCCTGACAAACAAAACGAAGGGTTTTATCAATTGTCTGGCTTGAAAACAGCAAACTGTGGGCAAACTATCGGCTTAGAGTTGTTGTAGAAAAGGTGGGCTAAATCAGGTATTGGTTGCATTTATTGATGTAGGCAGCACTCAAACTGAGCtttcaaagtatttttttttaactagaactGTACCCTAATAGTCAAATCATCAGATATTTGTTTCTTAGTTTAATTTTGTGATTTTAGATGTTGTATGTTTGTAAACATGAGGCTATATACCAAGTCAGCATGGGTGTGTTCACAGTAGTAACTGTCACATGTCAGTTCACCTTGTTATGGCAAATAAGCAactttttctgacatttttttttaactcttagcaattttccttctttcaaaAAAAATCACCTAGACAAAGGTTTATGGAAAGTACTGCCTCATGACTGTAGTTCTTTCTCACCTGCAAGGACGCTCAGAGAGTGAGACACACCTCCATCATCGAATTGAACCAAACAGTTGAGAGTAAAACCTTGATAATACTTGCTTGATAATAATTTGTCTTTAAGACCGTGAGTGTACGTGCAGATGTGGTGTTTCTGTGGGCTCCAATGGAGTATGGAGTATTCGGAAGTATAACAGGAAGGATTGCTCGGCCGTCATAGGAGACATGACCTCTTTCTCTTTAAATGTAGCCAAAGTAACAGCCATTAATtctgatttattaaaaaaaaaaaaagattgattGCCAGATGGAGTTGGAAGCTGGTCACCTGTGGagagaaatgaaagagaaagaaattttACAATTCGTAAAAAGATTTGAAGCTTTTATGTTATGATAGATGTTGTCAGCGTCCCTGGGAAATGATTATGGGCCAGGAATGGATGACATAGCTGATTTTATATTTAAGTGGTTCAGATTCCTGAGAAACTTGCAGTAAATTGTCCTTTAGATAGTCTAGCCTTGGCCAGACCATgtttcaaattctttttactTCCTCTGTACATATAGTGTCCCAGAGTTggatatatttatatacttctgctgaaaacagcGGCCTCGGAAATAGCTCTGTAAGTGTAAAATGTTCACGATGCAGACAGGATTTTAAAAGAGCTCCTGTGTCTTCTCTTGTCTTCTGACTCAGAAACAAGGATAGACTGGTGATGTAAGCTTTACTGTTCTTTACCTTTTCGTAATTCACTTCCCATCTCCTTTTGTTTCCCtgacaatcttttttttttttcctctcttgttgTCTCAGATCTTTTTTCCCTCAAAGGATGGCACTCAGATACCCATGTTCATTGTTCACAAGAAGGGCATCAAAATGGACGGCTCCCATCCAGGTTTTTTATATGGCTACGGGGGCTTTAACATCTCCATCACGCCAAGCTACAGCGTGTCCAGACTCATCTTTGTCAGACATCTGGGAGGAGTTTTAGCTGTCGCCAAcatcagaggaggaggagaatatGGGGAGACCTGGCACAAAGGTGAGGAGCTTTTGATACGTAATTATAAACATGACTGCAGATCTCAATCGCAAGGGCATGTCCAGTTTGCCCTGTTAGAAaatgcctgtgtttgtgtgtgtttgtagcaCATACAGTAGATTGTGTCTTGTCTTTCAATAATGACATCTTTAGttaaaagtttgaaatgaaTATATTTGCATATTGATAGATTCTGGAGTTTTCTGTGGCTGAGGAGGcataaatgttgtttttaagaatttCTAACCTGACAAGCATAAAAAAACCATATCAGAGACACATTATTATTCAAAGCAGAATAATTTTAGATCTTTTCAAACGTGCCTGGAGGGAATCTTTTAAATATTACCAGCGCAAAGTCCTCATTTACATACTTTGTATTCTTTTTTCCAGCTGGCATGCTAGCAAATAAACAGAACTGCTTCACAGACTTCCAGTGTGCAGCTGAATATCTAATCAAGGAGGGATACACTTCTCCCTCCAAACTGACTATAAATGGAGGCTCCAATGGTGGCCTGCTTGTAGGTATGTACGCTTCCACTAAAGAACAAGATacactaaaacaatataatcgCAGCAAATGGATATAGATGATGATGTTTCTGAATCCTTGGTATCCTGTCTCAGCGGCCTGTGTAAACGAGCGGCCTGAGCTGTTTGGATGTGCAGTAGCTCAGGTGGGCGTCATGGACATGCTGAAGTTCCACAAGTTCACAATCGGGCACGCCTGGACCACAGACTTTGGCTGTTCAGAAGACAAAGAGCAGTTTGAATGGCTGATCAAGTAGGTGCTCTCTGACCACAGTGTAGATTTTAATGTGAATTATATACTGTAGGCCGCATTTACATCAGCTGCCTTTCTTTATACATTTTAATCTAAGCTTCACTGATTACATTGGCTACatggacataaaaaaaatgtacagtgcttgcaaaagtcttgagctactCTCACTTTTTGAACCCTAGAATGGTTTCgaacaatagttctccaggctgtGTGAAGGTCTGTCAAAATCTTTCTTTGTCCCTgaccactaaaaaaaaaaaaaaaaaatcattaatttgTGTGACTCATTCAAGTACAACAAAGGCACCTAACACAAGGTAAGAACCAgcgttgtgtctacacataacctGGTGTAGAACCAATTTCAAATCTTATCTTTAGAtgctttgttactagcagcctgtcacaaaaacacaatttattcctatttctttagttgaaaaaaaaatcatgaagataacagtcacacaaaatagtatttttgcacaaacaaGGTGAGTCCCAAgtagctattagctgaaaacctggcatatttcagcatggtgtgcagcaTGTCCTttaaaaaattgaggaaactggacaagtggaggacaaaagaaaaagttcCAGGCCTAAAACCCTGTCTGCAGCagcggcgctggcacggctggcagccttaacccaatttccctcgggatgaataaagtatgatcaatcaatcaatcaaagtgTCTGAATGTCATTTCCTTAAGGAATGAGGATTTAAAAAGTCCAGTTGTCAAGAAGCCATTGCTAAGGAAGAGAAACTGGGAGGAGGCTGagttatgccaaattacacaaagaCTGGATTGAAGATCAGTGGTAACAGGTCTTTATGGTGTGATGAATATATACAGAGGCTGAGATGTAGTGGTTTTGGGCTACAtctcagccagtggtgttggtgATCTTGTCAAATTTTAAGGAATTATGAATTTGGAAAACACTGTCAGATTTTAATCCACCAGGCAATACAGtttggaaagcatctgattgacagcagcttcatttttttttttagcatttagcacagttaatgcagtaaaagcatacacaaatagaaaaataaaaatacaccatgaaacactgtcagtcatggattggtctcCCCAGAACCCAGACTTTagcattactgaagcagtgtgagatcatcttgacagagaacagatcaAAGGGTACCCAACATCCAAAGACGATCTTTGAAGGATCCCGAGGACTACCTAGACATGACAAGAAATCTttcctaagagagttcaggctgtgttgaggaataaaggtggtcataccaaatatcgACTTTCATGCTTATTAGAATTGTACAATCTCAGCTTTTAGCTTGTATACTGTATTCCCTTGTGTTTGTTTGCCCATTTTAATAAATAAGTACCGCAcagattttcagttttctttgcaaaatataaagaaataaggatTGGCTCAAGACTCTggcacagtactgtattttaATGAAATATCTAATTCCAGGAGTTATCCTTGTCTTGATTTGAGAACTGAAGCTCACAAAGAAATTCAGAACAAACAAAATTACCCGACTATTTCGTTTGTGATGTAGGATAGCAGTGTGAATATTTTAAGGttaaacaaaatacattttttactcCAACATTATCATTGCTCTGACATTTTTATAGAGGGAATCTGCTGTTTACTTAATATTTAAACGGTTGCAGTCCTAACAAAGATCCCACTGGTCCTCTCTCGCAGATACTCCCCGCTTCATAACATCCGTGTACCAGAAGGCAATGGGGTCCAGTACCCCGCTGTGCTTTTGCTGACAGGCGACCATGATGACCGGGTAGTGCCTCTGCATTCCCTCAAGTACATCGCCACTCTGCAGCACATTGTAGGTCGCAGCCCCAAGCAAACAAATCCCCTTTTCATCCTTGTGGACACAAAGTCAGGCCACGGTGCTGGAAAGCCCACCAGCAAAGTCAttcaggaggtggctgacactTATGCCTTCATCGCTCGCTGTCTCAACATCTCTTGGGTCAAATAACCTGCATCTACCTTTTAAAGTGTGtggtgtttctctttttttaatcctttgGTCAAACCATATTTAGAATACCGTTAATACCAGATGTTGACACATTGTTTATAGCACtgctaccttttttttttcttttcttttttttttgtgctgatCTGTTTTTGTCCCTCCCCCTGTGTGAGCAGATTAGATCACAGAGTCATCAGGCTCTGCCCTGCACACAAATATAAGCCAACATGCATCTCTCACACCTAATGTGTTGTTTGTTCTGTGTAGTCACAGGGGGCTCTTTTCAAGGATGATGCAGTAATCAGCCAATCAGCCGTTAAAGTCATGAGGTGAAAATAGCAAAAAGTTCATTTCAAGATTGTTCCTGCTCCCTTTGGGTGCTGCAACGTGATGTGTGTGTAATTTATTTCTGGATTGTGCGCAGAATGGAGTCTGTTTGATGTCAGATGAAATCAGTACATGCAAATGTTAGTGACAGTATTACACGGATGATGGTACTGCTGGTggatgaaatgaaaacaaatgcaaaaaaaaatcggTTGTTTCCAtgggaaagtgtgtgtgtgtgtgtgtgtgtgtgtgtgtgaatgtcagtCCTTACATTAATTTCAGACTGATGATTTCTACCTCTTGACTTGTGCtgattgttttccttttcaaaGGGAACAAAACACAATGCcacaaatacaataaataactTTTTCAACAGTGACTCATCAGGATCTTTTATTATTTGTGTATGTTAACAGCTATGCACCTTCATGTAGTAAATAAAATTACACTAGGGTAACAGCTCAGGATAAAAAATACGAAATTTGATTGTCCAAATTGAGGAATAATTCTCCGATTCAAAGTGGCCAGTTTGAGTGAAATAAATGAAGGCAGtgagtaaaaaaaatcttttatttgaGATAATCTTggacaaagacagaaatattTTGCATTCTATTAAAAAATTTAATGATATAAGAAGCAAGTCCAGAACCTGGGATATGAATCGGTCTGTTGTTCCCTTTCACAGACAAAGAGCAAGTCAGGGCGTCTAGATCTAATCTTGAGTTCATGTGTGGTCTTCCACCAGGGGGCAGTCACGCTGAAAGTGAACCACGGGTATAGCAGCAAGCACAAAATGAGGGTGGTCTCACAGAGGGAGCCATGAGGATTAATAAACGTACATGTTTCATGTTCAAAAACCTCTCCGGTTTTCATAAGCATAATCAGTCACACCTGAGACTTTTATAATCATCTCAAACACTCATCATCCAGCTGACTTTCTGTAACCGCGCATTTAATGAacaatacattacaaaatagcAAGAAGTTGAGCTTCATGATGACTTTTTCATCATTTACAGAATgggttatattttttattaaaatgtttaaatgcacaGTCTacacattaaaagcaaaaatgaattatatttaataaaaaatacaccTTTTTATATCCAAGAATCACATTTTGTTACTTTGTAACTTTTACAAAATTGAACAAAGGCACTTGCGGTTACgcagcagagggcagcatgAACCTTGAAAAGAAATTCATCAGGCTATAATCACCTCTCTTAGTTAAATGAAAGGATATATCTGTGTGGTGGGGGAGGGTCATGGGGGGGTGTAGGCCACGTGAGTTAGTATGAAAACGTGCACAAATTTCCAAATTTCTTTTATCTAAATTCAAACTGGTGTGCaccattacattacatttttcacaaCATTCAAATAAACTGATATCAAATTAGAAAAACGTCTATTAGaagtgaagttaaaaaaaattaaacaaattcaaatgctttgcaaaaatgtcagtttcagataaacataaattagataaacataaatctgaagacagaaaaaatgACAGTTTATATGTTTCATTTCTATTATTTAAAACACCCAATAAACATTAAAGATGGACATGAAAAAACTCATGGTTTCAGATTCAGATAATTTTGAATGTAATTGAATGAAACGTGCTCAGTGTTCCAGCAAAACCAAATTACTCGTCATGTTATGAAACTAAAACAGTCGGGAAATCTGACGCCAAGAAGAGATGCACGATtcaatttttcttttaagttttGAGAATGTTTTCTGACACAACACTTCAACACTGACTCGCTTTACTTAAAACCAAATTATACTGCCTGTCTTAATTCTTTAACATCTGTTCCAGCTCCCCAACAACTTTGGGGGACAAAGATCGGCTAGTGTCTCTGCATTTCTATTTAACCTATTTAACTTTAGGTTAAATAACTGGAAGAATGAACAGCTACATTGACTGAATAACAACCAGAGCCAGATATAGGCCATGCGCAATAGAATCAAACGAGCTAGTTGACCAAACTTatcaaaaatgttaaaaataaataaatccctgTCGTTACAAATAACTTTGTCAGCACTCAATGCTTCATCTAAggtttgcccccccccccccccccccttttaatCACCTCCCAGCCAATTTAGATTGAATGCGCACGCGTCCACATACACCCGCGTGGGAAATCAGAGGATACTGGACCACCAGATGGCGCATAAAACCCCGTGAAATCCTGCTGCCTGCCTACATGTAGACTGGTGTGTCAGTGAACTGATCCTAGTGGTAAActtcacaaaagaaaaaaaacaccctcaCTGTTTCACTTGTCTGTGCTGAAGCTGGCGGGTCATCACACACAAAGCAAGTGGTTTATAGGATTAGCCCATGCATGACCTACATTATAATATTATGTTAAAACATCCTATTATAAGTTGGCTTTAGGTGGAAATAACCATCACATGTGGCAATAATCTTATCAACTTATGTCTAGTGAAAGCGGTGAAAAAGATCCTcatttctgattggctgacacATTCGAAGACATTATAACGCGCCCGATTAACACACACCTGTGATTATAAGCATTAACGCTTATAATCATAAGCATTAACGCTTATAATCACATATAATCATTTAATAGTTGCGAATGTAGCTTtttgtatctatctatctatctatctatctatctatctatctatctatctatctatccttttttttctctctcagtgtGAGGTACATTAATAACAGTGAAGCTGACTGTCTTTAGCAAACCGATGGATGGCGCTATTTATTCAATCCCACCCCCCACTTCTCAGTTACCAGTCGCTGATCTGGAACCAGCCCAGTTGCGCTATTCAACAAGGATATGAAGCTGAAAGAGTCAACAGCAGACATCAGATCAGTGAGGAAAGTTTGGGGTTCCTGAAGGAGAGGATACATTATAGTAGTCTAATAATAATTTGGGGGTGTCTTCTGTATGATCGCTTCACGGGTGATTGGAGTAAATATTTATGGTAATCTTGTAAGGAAAATTAATTTGAGCTTACTGAGTGGTGTGTAGGTCGTTAAACGGGCTGGGTGGGGGATGTTAAGTATGGATCTTCATCaacaagagaaagagagggagagaggtggGGATGGTTGGGAGCGTGTTGGGGGGAGGTCATAGATGCCGCATGGTTAGGAGAGCAGTGATAAAGCTCAGAAGATCTCGCATACCAACGACGCATCTTCATCTTTTCTACTGGAAGACTTGTTTATGGGGAAACCCCACATTTGCAGCTAAAATGCTAGCACTAATTCAATTTTTAGACCTGGCTTGTAGAGGGTAGATATGAGATTGAGCCGTCAGTGTCTTTGAGCTTGAGCAGCCTTTTGTGAGAAGTTGGGAAatgaagtgagagagagagagagagagagagaaatcacCTTTGGAGCAGTTCAGAGGATGTTTTTTTCGGATCTGTGCCACAGCCTCACAGGAATCTGTTGGttcagtttaaaacaaatcaGTCTGTCCCTCACGCTGCTGCAGCTTATGTTACAGAGTCACTATAAAATATTCATCCATGGAAAATCTCTTTGATTCCAGACGGTCACTTGGCTTCATGCGCCATGCAGGTTAAAGTCAGTTGAAACATGTAACTCAAACTAGAGCGTCGGGAGACCTGATGTCCAGCAGGCTGATCTCTACTTCACCCTACATTTGCTCTATCAAAGGAACACCGGGAGAAACGCTTGGTCTGCCTGTGCCATCTCATTCATTCACggcgagagagggagagaaaaaagggaGCATGTCCACTTCCTCCTCTACCTCTTTTACAGGTGAGTGCGCTGAATTTTACCAACATTTTCCCCTGATTTCCTCCAGCTTAAATCCACTCTCCGCAAGAAAAGCCTTGATTGAGACTGGCTCACCTATGTGCTGAAAACCCCCCCACTACCATTCCCTGACCTGAAATGACCGACGTTACCCACCGTGAAGACTTGATGGATTGGTTCTTTAATCAAACGTAATCAAAACCGATTTGACGCTAAAGATGCGCACACATGCGCCCAAACGATTGCTTATCGTTTTGTTTCAAGGGAAATTACGCATTACACAGTTATTTGTATAACTACAACTGGAAGTCTTTAAAGGGAACTATCCCCAATACACGGGGGAAACCGGAAAAACAGCAATTAAGCAAACAAGATCCATCATCACAGGAGCTCTGTTAACCACTTTAagctttatattataatatttaagGAGTATTAGCGTTAGTTTAGCAGATCTATCGATTACATTGTGGGTGGATGCTCAGCTTCTCCATTTGTTTGACTAAAACTTCAGAAGGTTCAGTGAATCCAGGAGCAAGAAAAAACAGTCATACTGACCCGCTGAAGCCCCGCAGAACAACACGACAAAATAATCCAAAAATAAATTGGAAGAATGCGATATAGATGCGTGGCCCCATTGTGCGCAGTTTTTGGCGCACCGGCTGTACAAGCGCTTCTTCTCTAACCTCCCCCCTCTCCTCGCGCTCTCTCTGACGTCACTGATATTTCATTCAGATATTTTCACCCTGTTTACTCCCGGTGCAGGAGCCTTGGCCGGATGGTTAGACTACCACTACGTGATTTACCGCCCATAAAGTTTACTTTCGtcgcttttctttctcttcctccctcagaaGTAAACGGGAAATTCATCTCCTGAGACcaaaaggtaaaagaaaaaaaaaatatggctGTTGGAAGTGTATCAAATTGAAA
The genomic region above belongs to Pelmatolapia mariae isolate MD_Pm_ZW linkage group LG15, Pm_UMD_F_2, whole genome shotgun sequence and contains:
- the prep gene encoding prolyl endopeptidase; the protein is MFYRTARVISKAPFQSLRQLFWLRNSRKLTSKMSFQYPQAYRDESVVDVYHGCKVPDPYSWLEDPDSEKTQAFVSAQNQLTLPFLEHCEVRELFKERMTELYDYPKYSCPFKRGSRYFHFYNTGLQNQSVMYVQESLDAEPTVFLDPNTFSEDGTVALRGYAFSEDGEYLAYGTSASGSDWVEIRFLRVEGAVPLEDRLERVKFSCMSWTHDGKGLFYNSYPDQEGKSDGTETSTNLHQKLYYHVLGTPQSEDVLCAEFPDHPKWMSGAEVSEDGRYVLLSIREGCDPVNRLWYCDLKTTPQGITGLLPWVKLIDNFDAEYEYVTNEGTLFTFKTNLDAPRYRLINIDFASPEQSSWKELLPQHEKDVIVFATCTYSSYLFVCFLHDVKNVLKMYRLSSGEELRTFPLDVGSIVGFTGRKRDSEIFYYFTSFLSPAIIYHCDLTKEPLQPHIFREVTVKGFNPSDYQTTQIFFPSKDGTQIPMFIVHKKGIKMDGSHPGFLYGYGGFNISITPSYSVSRLIFVRHLGGVLAVANIRGGGEYGETWHKAGMLANKQNCFTDFQCAAEYLIKEGYTSPSKLTINGGSNGGLLVAACVNERPELFGCAVAQVGVMDMLKFHKFTIGHAWTTDFGCSEDKEQFEWLIKYSPLHNIRVPEGNGVQYPAVLLLTGDHDDRVVPLHSLKYIATLQHIVGRSPKQTNPLFILVDTKSGHGAGKPTSKVIQEVADTYAFIARCLNISWVK